One stretch of Macadamia integrifolia cultivar HAES 741 unplaced genomic scaffold, SCU_Mint_v3 scaffold3173, whole genome shotgun sequence DNA includes these proteins:
- the LOC122067862 gene encoding L-type lectin-domain containing receptor kinase IV.1-like: MFLKSVVWFLLLWKSVASQQDFGFTYNGFRGVDMSLDGLAHITANGLLMLVNNTNQQVSHALYPDPIHFKNSSTGKALSFSTTFVFAVGETKFGGPGMAFVIAPSREFPDALPSNYFGLFNMTNIGKPSNHVIAIELDCLQNKEFNDIDGNHVGIDINDLKSVQSATASYFSDKENQFVNLSLTSGQLLQLWVEYYGAENQLNVTLAPVNIPKPTIPLLSLKIDLSEFIVDPMFVGFSSATYVLPVSYYVLGWSFETNGEARELTLSHLPKLPQTGHKMRHSLFIVVFSVIGATSVLISIFILQFIVRRKKKFAEVLEDWELDYRPHRFKYKDLYIATKGFKDKELLGTGDELLFDQTTTKMIRSWCQRFRIIKSVADALSYLHQEWEQVVVHRDFKSSNILLDKELYGRLGDFGLERLYDHGADPQTTHVVGTLGYLAPELGRTGKANPSVDVFAFGVFLLEIACGRRPIEPEASEEILDTVDPKLGLNYDVNEMELVLKLGLLCSHSIPTKRPHMVEVMRYLKGEVPLPKLRLLGLQTSIDDTDFVPSIGFGDVSVGSPYPRSPMTRSLSISQSLLSQGR; encoded by the exons ATGTTCCTCAAGTCCGTggtttggtttcttcttctttggaaaTCCGTAGCTTCACAACAAGATTTTGGTTTCACATACAATGGATTTCGAGGAGTTGACATGAGCTTGGACGGGTTGGCACATATTACAGCCAATGGCCTCCTTATGTTGGTAAACAACACCAATCAACAGGTGAGTCATGCTTTGTACCCAGATCCAATTCACTTCAAGAATTCATCCACCGGCAAAGCTTTATCCTTCTCTACTACTTTTGTTTTTGCTGTTGGGGAAACCAAGTTTGGTGGCCCAGGAATGGCTTTCGTGATTGCACCCTCAAGAGAATTCCCAGATGCTTTGCCAAGCAATTATTTTGGGCTTTTCAATATGACCAACATCGGCAAACCATCCAATCATGTCATCGCAATCGAGCTCGATTGCCTCCAAAACAAGGAGTTCAACGATATCGATGGAAACCATGttggtattgatatcaatgacttgaaatctGTTCAATCTGCAACTGCTTCTTACTTTAGTGATAAAGAGAACCAGTTTGTGAACCTAAGCCTCACCAGTGGACAACTCTTGCAACTCTGGGTGGAATATTATGGTGCAGAGAATCAACTTAATGTCACTTTAGCTCCTGTTAACATCCCTAAACCAACCATCCCACTCTTGTCCTTGAAAATTGATCTTTCTGAGTTCATTGTGGATCCCATGTTTGTGGGATTCTCCTCAGCTACATACGTCTTGCCAGTATCCTATTATGTTTTGGGATGGAGTTTTGAAACAAATGGGGAAgcaagagaactcactctctctcaccTTCCAAAGCTTCCTCAAACAGGACATAAAATGAGACATAGTCTTTTTATTGTTGTATTTTCCGTAATAGGTGCTACTTCAGTTTTAATCTCAATCTTCATCCTCCAATTTATtgtgagaaggaagaaaaagtttgccgaagttcttgaagattggGAGCTCGATTATAGACCTCACAGGTTCAAATATAAAGATCTCTACATCGCCACCAAGGGattcaaggataaggagcttcTTGGAACTGGAG ACGAACTCCTTTTTgatcaaacaacaacaaagatgATTCGGAGTTGGTGTCAAAGATTTCGAATCATCAAAAGCGTGGCGGATGCGTTATCATATTTGCACCAAGAATGGGAACAAGTTGTGGTTCATAGAGACTTCAAGTCCAGTAATATCTTATTAGACAAGGAGCTATATGGAAGATTGGGAGATTTTGGTCTTGAAAGATTATATGACCATGGAGCTGACCCTCAAACCACCCATGTGGTAGGAACACTTGGTTATCTTGCACCAGAACTTGGTAGGACTGGAAAGGCAAACCCTAGTGTGGATGTGTTTGCATTTGGGGTTTTTCTGCTCGAAATTGCTTGTGGTAGGAGGCCTATAGAGCCAGAAGCATCTGAAGA GATTCTTGATACTGTGGATCCAAAATTGGGATTGAATTATGATGTGAATGAAATGGAGCTGGTGTTGAAACTTGGATTGCTTTGTTCTCACTCTATTCCAACTAAAAGGCCTCATATGGTAGAAGTTATGCGATATTTGAAGGGAGAAGTTCCTCTACCGAAGCTGAGATTGCTTGGTCTACAAACAAGCATCGATGACACAGATTTTGTGCCTTCAATAGGTTTTGGTGATGTCTCTGTTGGCAGTCCTTATCCTAGGAGCCCAATGACTCGGTCATTATCAATTTCACAATCTTTACTCTCGCAAGGTCGATGA